The Bacillus sp. Marseille-Q1617 genome has a segment encoding these proteins:
- a CDS encoding DUF6449 domain-containing protein: MPSRTSWINKELIMQSLRSVGWLGIVYFIGLLFALPIDILGKLTNPNLTYYNNIYENLFKMQYPIQMGLLFLIPVLLAVFLFRYLHVKQPADFIHSLPIKRNKIFHHALLTGLGILLIPILLNTVFLLVLYWITELNLYIDAADIFVWAGITLLMSFLFFLTGTFIAMVTGLSAVQGALTYIILLLPAGMFLLVTFSLKQILFGFPTDYYYTIKIEEYSPIVKAAMLENKMISGWDALIYAVLAIIFYFLTLVLYQNRKIETVSQPITFKLLQPIFKYSVTFCAMLVGGMYFTEVQGQGYWMWFGYVVGALIGYYVAEMILQKHWRVFHHWKGYVVYMLVIGAASLLFQFDFFQYEKKVPEAGSIKEAYVGYSYYDLFNNDSMTGTISEDGFAPEIKRDPMLKEEDSIKAVRNLHKAIINKGETSKGYDRMPAFFYYELEDGSTLVRSYEIEQGDLAEYYSALYETREYKEATNDIFHIDEEKIDKLTLHQEYTAGKTVTLVDPEEIKEAIDILKKEIYNESFEDQNRLSTFSVEVLLSNNQRTGIRVPNTYDDFEQWLRDKGYLEKIKVTADDIEWIYVIDKKEHTRELMKADYPGDIFPSLKEQGTGLEIDEKVKLNEVLEKLSYERQKNPYLVGIKYKGQSHVEVMGLTEEDAPSFVKQAFE, translated from the coding sequence ATGCCATCCAGAACATCTTGGATTAATAAGGAACTGATCATGCAAAGCCTGCGGAGTGTGGGCTGGCTGGGAATCGTTTATTTTATCGGGCTGCTGTTTGCGCTTCCGATTGACATCCTGGGTAAATTGACGAATCCCAATCTCACTTATTACAACAATATCTATGAAAATCTTTTCAAAATGCAATATCCGATTCAAATGGGACTGCTGTTCCTCATTCCTGTATTGCTGGCAGTGTTTCTATTCCGCTACTTGCACGTTAAACAGCCGGCCGATTTCATTCACAGTCTGCCAATCAAACGGAATAAGATTTTCCATCACGCTTTGCTCACTGGACTCGGAATCCTGCTGATCCCGATATTACTAAATACGGTATTCCTTCTAGTACTCTATTGGATTACTGAACTGAATCTTTACATTGATGCAGCAGACATCTTCGTCTGGGCCGGAATTACGCTGCTGATGTCCTTCCTTTTCTTCTTGACAGGAACCTTCATTGCCATGGTTACAGGACTCTCAGCTGTTCAAGGTGCGCTGACATACATCATCCTGCTATTGCCGGCAGGAATGTTCTTATTGGTTACCTTCAGCTTAAAGCAGATCTTGTTCGGGTTTCCGACCGATTACTACTATACGATCAAGATTGAAGAGTATTCACCGATCGTCAAGGCAGCCATGCTTGAAAATAAGATGATCTCAGGATGGGATGCGTTGATTTATGCGGTACTGGCGATTATCTTCTATTTTCTTACCCTTGTGCTCTATCAAAACAGGAAAATAGAAACCGTATCACAGCCGATCACATTCAAGCTGCTTCAGCCGATTTTTAAATACAGTGTGACTTTCTGCGCCATGCTTGTCGGCGGAATGTATTTCACCGAAGTGCAGGGGCAGGGCTACTGGATGTGGTTCGGATATGTAGTCGGTGCCCTGATCGGTTATTATGTTGCTGAAATGATTTTACAGAAGCACTGGAGAGTCTTTCACCACTGGAAAGGGTACGTTGTTTACATGCTTGTCATCGGGGCCGCATCCCTCCTGTTTCAATTTGACTTCTTTCAATATGAAAAGAAAGTGCCAGAAGCAGGCAGCATCAAGGAAGCGTATGTCGGTTACAGCTATTATGACTTATTCAACAATGATTCAATGACAGGCACCATCAGCGAGGACGGATTCGCCCCCGAGATCAAACGCGATCCAATGCTGAAAGAAGAAGATTCGATCAAAGCAGTACGGAATCTGCACAAAGCCATCATTAATAAAGGAGAAACGTCAAAGGGTTACGACCGGATGCCTGCATTCTTTTACTATGAATTAGAAGACGGCAGCACGCTGGTCCGAAGCTACGAAATCGAGCAAGGTGATTTGGCAGAGTACTACTCGGCTTTATACGAAACCCGGGAATACAAAGAAGCGACGAACGATATCTTCCACATCGATGAAGAGAAAATTGATAAGCTGACTCTTCACCAAGAATATACCGCTGGAAAGACCGTCACCCTTGTCGATCCGGAGGAGATCAAAGAAGCGATCGATATCTTAAAGAAAGAGATTTACAATGAGAGCTTCGAAGATCAAAACAGGCTGAGCACATTCTCCGTTGAAGTTCTTCTATCTAATAACCAGCGAACAGGCATCCGCGTCCCCAATACGTATGATGACTTTGAACAATGGCTTCGCGATAAAGGATACCTGGAGAAAATAAAGGTGACAGCGGATGACATCGAGTGGATCTATGTCATCGATAAAAAAGAACATACCCGTGAATTGATGAAAGCAGATTACCCCGGCGATATTTTCCCTTCACTGAAGGAACAGGGAACCGGGCTTGAGATTGATGAAAAAGTAAAGCTGAATGAGGTACTCGAGAAACTCAGCTATGAAAGACAGAAAAATCCGTATCTCGTCGGCATTAAATACAAAGGACAGTCGCATGTTGAGGTTATGGGGTTGACCGAAGAAGACGCCCCTTCCTTTGTAAAACAGGCCTTTGAATAA
- a CDS encoding ABC transporter ATP-binding protein, with product MIEIKGVSKAFDRTEIIHNISFSIEKGSIYGLLGSNGAGKTTLLRTIAGILKADQGDITVDGQPVFEMTAIKERVVFLPDQPFFFTHYTLKQMAQFYKNTYSRWDEGYYHQLTALFEIDPNKKLHKYSKGVQRQASFILALSAKPDVLVLDEPIDGLDPVVRKKLKNVLITEVAEREMTILISSHNLREVEDICDHIAILHQGRFLLEKELDDLKSGIHKIQLAFKGDVPDGLFNKLDVLHKETRGSVLLCIVRGDHEDVERLIRSHHPVIFDLLPLTLEEIFIYEMGDVGYAIQNILD from the coding sequence ATGATAGAGATTAAAGGAGTCAGTAAAGCATTTGACAGAACCGAAATCATTCATAATATTTCATTTTCCATTGAAAAAGGATCCATCTACGGGCTGCTCGGTTCCAATGGTGCCGGCAAGACCACTTTGCTGCGTACGATTGCCGGGATTTTAAAGGCCGATCAAGGAGATATCACGGTTGATGGTCAGCCGGTATTCGAAATGACCGCGATCAAGGAAAGAGTCGTCTTCCTTCCGGATCAGCCGTTCTTTTTTACCCATTACACGCTGAAACAGATGGCTCAATTTTATAAAAACACCTACAGCCGCTGGGATGAAGGATACTATCATCAGCTGACGGCATTGTTTGAAATCGATCCGAATAAAAAGCTTCATAAGTACTCAAAAGGGGTGCAGCGCCAAGCATCGTTTATCCTTGCATTATCGGCAAAACCCGATGTACTTGTACTGGATGAACCGATTGACGGACTTGACCCCGTCGTCAGGAAAAAGTTAAAGAATGTACTGATCACAGAAGTGGCTGAAAGGGAGATGACCATCCTGATATCTTCTCATAACCTGCGGGAAGTCGAGGATATCTGCGATCATATCGCCATTCTTCATCAAGGCAGGTTCCTGCTCGAAAAGGAACTCGATGACCTCAAATCAGGCATCCATAAGATCCAGCTCGCCTTTAAAGGGGATGTTCCCGACGGACTATTCAACAAATTGGACGTCCTTCATAAAGAAACGAGGGGCAGTGTCTTATTATGCATCGTGCGCGGTGATCATGAAGACGTGGAACGTCTTATCCGCTCGCATCACCCGGTCATTTTCGACTTACTGCCATTGACACTGGAAGAAATCTTTATATATGAAATGGGGGATGTTGGATATGCCATCCAGAACATCTTGGATTAA
- a CDS encoding GntR family transcriptional regulator has translation MFELDLRSRKPIYEQLVEKLKELMINEVMKPDEQLPSVRTLAQQLTINPNTIQKAYRELESQGYIYSVKGRGSFVNPSSHIQNAEKIMKVKEELSKLLSEALYLGITAEDLKEMIAEIEASVGGNQADDRD, from the coding sequence ATGTTTGAACTTGATTTAAGAAGTCGGAAGCCCATTTACGAACAGTTGGTGGAAAAGCTGAAAGAATTGATGATCAATGAGGTAATGAAGCCTGATGAGCAGTTGCCTTCTGTACGGACATTGGCTCAGCAGCTGACGATAAATCCAAACACAATCCAGAAAGCATATAGGGAACTTGAATCTCAAGGATATATCTATTCAGTGAAAGGGAGAGGTAGCTTTGTCAATCCTTCAAGTCATATTCAAAATGCGGAGAAAATCATGAAAGTGAAAGAAGAATTATCCAAACTTTTATCAGAGGCTCTTTATTTGGGAATAACTGCTGAAGATTTAAAAGAAATGATTGCTGAAATCGAGGCATCAGTCGGGGGGAATCAAGCTGATGATAGAGATTAA
- a CDS encoding ZIP family metal transporter, producing the protein MMDWFTALNPTVQALLGGTLTWGLTALGAATVFFFTSIQKHTMNMMLGFAAGVMIAASFWSLLAPSIEFSEQNGQIPWLAPAIGFLLGGLFIRLLDFVVPHLHLGNAQDKAEGPPTKFKKSTLLFLAITLHNIPEGLAIGVAFGAAALGIGDATVLGALGLAIGIGIQNMPEGAALSVPLRGEGMSRVRAFNYGQLSAIVEPIAAVIGAAAVIFVQPILPYALAFAAGAMIFVVVEELIPESQSSGSTDLATLGLMAGFVVMMILDVSLG; encoded by the coding sequence ATGATGGATTGGTTCACAGCATTGAATCCTACTGTTCAGGCGCTATTGGGCGGGACCCTGACATGGGGATTGACGGCCCTCGGTGCTGCGACGGTTTTCTTTTTTACAAGTATTCAGAAGCACACGATGAATATGATGCTCGGATTTGCGGCAGGTGTCATGATTGCAGCTTCCTTCTGGTCACTGCTGGCCCCATCGATTGAGTTCAGTGAACAGAACGGTCAGATCCCATGGCTTGCCCCCGCGATCGGATTTTTACTGGGCGGCTTGTTCATCAGGCTCTTGGACTTTGTGGTGCCCCATCTTCATCTTGGCAATGCCCAGGATAAAGCGGAAGGTCCCCCGACAAAGTTCAAAAAGTCCACTTTACTCTTTTTGGCCATCACCCTTCACAATATTCCAGAAGGGCTGGCAATCGGTGTGGCTTTTGGAGCCGCGGCTTTAGGTATTGGAGATGCAACGGTCTTGGGCGCATTGGGTCTTGCAATCGGTATCGGGATCCAGAATATGCCTGAAGGAGCGGCTCTTTCCGTTCCGCTCCGGGGAGAAGGGATGTCACGGGTACGGGCGTTCAACTACGGTCAGCTTTCAGCAATCGTGGAACCGATTGCGGCCGTCATTGGAGCCGCTGCCGTTATCTTCGTTCAGCCGATCCTGCCATATGCCCTTGCATTCGCCGCAGGAGCGATGATTTTCGTGGTCGTCGAAGAACTCATACCCGAATCACAATCTTCCGGGAGTACAGACCTTGCAACCCTGGGACTGATGGCAGGGTTTGTGGTGATGATGATTTTGGATGTTTCATTGGGGTAG
- a CDS encoding nuclease-related domain-containing protein has translation MILKDRPIPLKIIENEALLPRLVPFHVIRPQIELDLKKRKAGFNGEKAVDYHLSFLTGKHYWLFFDIRLPLEPHYFQIDTLLLTPHYILVIEVKNVSGIIRIDPQIKQCTRIYKDITEGFIDPISQAKRQKHLLQKWLSLYNIPPDAD, from the coding sequence TTGATACTAAAAGATCGACCAATCCCGTTAAAAATCATTGAAAATGAAGCCTTATTACCACGGCTTGTCCCCTTTCATGTGATAAGGCCCCAAATCGAGCTTGATTTGAAGAAAAGAAAGGCTGGCTTCAATGGCGAAAAAGCCGTAGATTATCATCTGAGCTTTCTGACTGGCAAACATTACTGGCTGTTCTTCGATATAAGACTCCCTCTCGAACCTCACTACTTTCAAATTGATACACTCCTTCTGACCCCACACTATATCCTGGTCATCGAAGTGAAAAATGTCTCGGGAATCATCAGAATCGACCCTCAAATCAAACAGTGCACAAGGATCTATAAAGATATCACAGAAGGGTTCATTGATCCGATTTCACAAGCTAAACGACAAAAGCATTTGCTGCAAAAATGGCTATCACTCTATAACATTCCTCCCGATGCCGATTGA
- a CDS encoding histidine phosphatase family protein has protein sequence MKIGLVRHFKVKRGYPNSIVSSQELMNWVEEYEASDVEENEVELGGIEWKSCYSSSMRRAEVTAEKVFQGDIVLLDDLREIPLAPIFPSGMKLPLFVHLFAIRLAWWFNHPSQAGSKKEVLEKIKGMVDRVISEDQDVLIVGHGGVMMFMRRELIKRGFSGPAFRRPANGKVYIFQKEKG, from the coding sequence ATGAAAATTGGACTGGTCCGTCATTTTAAAGTGAAGAGGGGATACCCGAATTCAATTGTGTCCTCTCAGGAGCTGATGAACTGGGTGGAAGAATATGAAGCTTCTGATGTGGAAGAGAATGAGGTGGAATTGGGCGGGATCGAGTGGAAATCTTGTTATTCCAGCAGTATGAGGAGAGCGGAAGTGACGGCGGAGAAAGTGTTTCAGGGAGATATCGTGTTGCTGGATGACTTAAGGGAAATTCCATTGGCGCCCATCTTTCCATCGGGAATGAAGCTTCCCCTTTTCGTTCATTTATTTGCCATCCGCCTCGCATGGTGGTTCAATCATCCGTCACAGGCCGGAAGCAAGAAAGAGGTGCTGGAGAAAATAAAGGGAATGGTAGACAGGGTCATCTCAGAAGATCAGGATGTCCTGATTGTCGGACATGGAGGGGTGATGATGTTTATGAGGAGAGAGCTGATCAAACGCGGTTTCTCCGGTCCGGCGTTCAGGAGGCCGGCAAATGGAAAGGTCTATATTTTTCAAAAAGAAAAAGGATGA
- a CDS encoding general stress protein → MKPTVKEFYNDKELISEVEKLSSQGIDKKNLYVLSHDDDRTERVADNANANEIGAKETGIGTAVGNMILSKGDELRNQLQEMGFSKEEADQYEEKLDEGKILLLVQN, encoded by the coding sequence ATGAAACCGACTGTTAAAGAATTCTATAATGATAAGGAATTAATTTCGGAAGTGGAAAAGTTATCCTCTCAAGGCATAGACAAAAAGAATCTATATGTGCTGTCACACGATGATGACCGTACAGAGCGCGTTGCCGACAATGCCAATGCGAATGAAATCGGTGCAAAGGAAACGGGCATCGGCACGGCTGTAGGAAACATGATCCTCAGCAAAGGCGACGAACTGCGCAATCAATTACAGGAAATGGGCTTTTCTAAAGAGGAAGCCGATCAATATGAAGAAAAGCTGGATGAAGGTAAAATTTTATTATTGGTTCAGAATTAA
- a CDS encoding thioredoxin family protein, which yields MKEQHTLEDIKNTIEKENMVLLYISRPDCSVCHALLPQVKEVLKKYPGIEAVHADADEIPEIAGEYSIFTVPVLIVFVEGKEMMRKARFVPIDELDSGLSRLVTMLED from the coding sequence GTGAAAGAACAACATACTCTGGAAGACATCAAAAATACGATTGAAAAAGAAAATATGGTTCTTTTGTACATTTCACGACCAGATTGCTCTGTATGTCATGCTTTACTTCCTCAAGTAAAGGAAGTGTTGAAAAAGTATCCTGGCATCGAAGCCGTTCACGCGGATGCTGATGAAATTCCTGAAATCGCAGGGGAGTACTCGATTTTTACCGTGCCTGTACTAATTGTTTTTGTGGAAGGAAAAGAAATGATGAGGAAAGCACGATTTGTCCCGATCGATGAATTGGACAGCGGATTATCAAGATTGGTCACGATGCTTGAAGATTAA
- the thiT gene encoding energy-coupled thiamine transporter ThiT, with the protein MKSLSLVVLIEAALMAAFAIILDLLPSIDLSPSISISFSMVPIFILAFRRGFKASLLAGFVWGVLQVALGNAWIVTPVQMIIEYFIAFTFIGFAGLFVRRIQESLRSENKSKVYLWIVTATVVGSFARYFWHFIAGFIFFKEYAPEGMSPVLFSLFANGVTMLGSALLCSVVLVPLIATAPRLIRQGVSAGNDQRKAS; encoded by the coding sequence ATGAAATCTTTAAGTTTAGTAGTATTAATCGAAGCTGCATTAATGGCTGCTTTTGCCATTATCCTTGATTTGCTGCCGTCGATCGATCTGTCGCCGAGTATCTCCATTTCGTTCTCGATGGTGCCGATATTCATCCTGGCTTTCCGCAGAGGATTTAAAGCAAGCCTGTTGGCAGGATTTGTGTGGGGAGTACTGCAGGTGGCACTCGGCAATGCATGGATCGTCACTCCTGTTCAAATGATCATTGAGTACTTCATTGCATTTACCTTCATTGGGTTTGCAGGTCTCTTTGTCCGCCGCATCCAGGAATCATTACGGTCGGAGAATAAATCAAAAGTGTACCTTTGGATTGTGACGGCGACGGTTGTCGGAAGTTTCGCCCGTTATTTCTGGCATTTCATTGCAGGTTTCATCTTTTTTAAAGAGTATGCTCCGGAAGGCATGTCCCCGGTTCTGTTCTCGCTTTTTGCAAACGGAGTAACGATGCTTGGTTCCGCATTGCTATGTTCCGTTGTCCTGGTTCCTTTAATCGCGACAGCTCCGCGGTTGATCAGGCAGGGCGTTTCAGCAGGGAATGATCAGCGGAAAGCCTCATAA
- a CDS encoding threonine/serine exporter family protein has product MEAKMIRRYDIMEVCLLAGKIMLQSGAETYRVEDTMMRIAASYGIKESHSYVTPTGIIFSIETDEPTKTKLIRINERSTDLEKVTLVNGISRKISQGQYSLEEAYSELEKLEEADHSYSFLIQVLAASIASGCFLIMFLGSWDDFIPAFITGGAGYMSVVYLHRLVPIKFFAEFLASFIIGMLAFGFVHVGAGQELDKIIIGSVMPLVPGLLITNAVRDLMAGHLVSGLSKGAEAFLTAFAIGTGIAVVFTLI; this is encoded by the coding sequence ATGGAAGCTAAAATGATACGAAGGTACGACATAATGGAAGTTTGCCTGCTGGCCGGAAAGATCATGCTCCAGAGCGGGGCTGAAACGTATCGGGTGGAGGATACGATGATGAGGATAGCTGCTTCCTATGGAATAAAAGAATCGCACAGCTATGTGACGCCGACAGGAATCATCTTTTCAATCGAAACAGATGAACCGACGAAGACCAAGTTGATCCGCATCAATGAACGATCGACCGATTTAGAAAAGGTCACTCTGGTGAACGGCATTTCACGGAAAATCAGCCAAGGCCAGTACAGCTTAGAGGAGGCTTACAGTGAGCTGGAAAAGCTTGAGGAAGCAGACCACTCCTATTCTTTTTTGATTCAAGTGCTTGCTGCGTCCATTGCCAGCGGATGCTTTCTCATTATGTTTTTAGGCAGCTGGGATGATTTTATCCCGGCATTCATTACAGGTGGAGCGGGATATATGAGCGTGGTTTATTTACATCGCCTCGTTCCGATTAAATTTTTTGCGGAGTTCCTTGCATCTTTCATCATCGGAATGCTGGCGTTCGGCTTTGTGCATGTCGGAGCAGGGCAGGAACTGGATAAAATCATCATAGGCTCTGTCATGCCGCTTGTCCCCGGCCTGCTCATAACCAATGCAGTCCGCGACCTGATGGCAGGCCATCTGGTTTCAGGATTATCTAAAGGGGCGGAAGCCTTTTTGACCGCTTTTGCAATCGGGACCGGCATCGCGGTAGTATTTACGTTGATTTAA
- a CDS encoding threonine/serine exporter family protein, with product MIIVEHLITSFIAAAAFGIIFNAPKESLFKCGIVGMLGWIIYMIMFLNETDAVLATLLASFVVAVISQVFAKMYKTPVIIFSVAGIIPLVPGGLAYDAMRNFVQNDYNAAITLAAKAFMISGSIAVGLIFSEVINQIIRNARLNASARRMR from the coding sequence ATGATAATCGTCGAACATTTAATCACCAGCTTCATCGCTGCGGCTGCATTTGGCATCATATTTAACGCACCGAAAGAGTCCCTATTCAAATGCGGGATTGTCGGGATGCTTGGGTGGATCATTTACATGATCATGTTTTTAAATGAGACGGATGCCGTCCTCGCAACTCTGCTGGCATCGTTTGTCGTAGCGGTCATCAGTCAGGTATTTGCCAAAATGTACAAAACGCCGGTCATCATCTTCAGTGTCGCGGGAATCATCCCGCTGGTGCCGGGCGGACTCGCCTATGATGCCATGCGGAACTTTGTTCAGAATGACTACAATGCGGCGATCACCCTGGCAGCGAAGGCGTTCATGATTTCGGGATCGATCGCGGTCGGCCTCATCTTTTCGGAAGTCATCAATCAAATCATACGAAATGCCAGACTCAATGCCAGTGCACGCCGGATGAGATAA
- a CDS encoding beta-propeller domain-containing protein — MKKTYLIILAGFILCTTFGLFLYFQKPTVMAEGSLDGKLIVMNENSWTLQFSERVRESTINNKNIVVKDSEGHAVAVTFELSDDRKTLTIHPPAGGYPEEPRHFTLSITSGVKTNLGFSYDGDTEFTFAVTEDIPSIASKEELAQYFQTIIKKQKLQQRHSEFSLFGNSNTESSEDKAASAGGESSGSEHSETNNQVQGVDEGDIVKTDGTYIYQVVNQQLVISRAVPADSMKMVSRLTFKENIQPQHLFLEKDKVVIIGNSWSHEAVEATEKIMPRPMNGSTVAMIYDISNKEKPSLVRKVAVEGHYMTSRKIEDTLYFVSSLYPDYWLADKNPEVDLRPRVMDSAEGEEVKAIPAARINYFPQSMQPNYTMIAALDIENPKAEFNVQSYLGSGNGIYMSKENLYIAVEKMEDPERWDVSSTEVYKFGVKDSEITYKASGKVPGRILNQFSMDEHEGYFRMATTDGEVWNDDKPSSNALYILDENMKKTGEVTNLAKGERIYSVRFMGDKAYIVTFKQVDPLFVIDTADPEQPKVLGELKIPGFSTYLHPIDENHLIGFGFDTKIMDDGKSFNEEPRIIRSGMKLSLFDITDFHNPKEADTEIIGGRGTHSYLLEDHKALFHEPSRNLYGFPISVYHDKEGSEYEQVFDYQGALLYEITPEKGIERKAKLAEDDQKQKDVYENWENNIQRLLYINDTVYTLSNSRIDAYSLNDFTKESSLLLQ, encoded by the coding sequence ATGAAAAAGACGTATCTCATTATTCTTGCAGGGTTCATATTGTGCACTACTTTCGGACTGTTTCTATATTTTCAGAAACCGACCGTCATGGCAGAGGGGAGTCTGGATGGCAAGCTTATCGTGATGAATGAAAATTCATGGACCCTTCAATTTTCTGAGCGGGTCAGGGAGAGTACGATCAATAACAAGAATATTGTTGTGAAGGATTCAGAAGGTCATGCTGTGGCAGTCACCTTCGAGCTAAGCGACGATCGTAAAACACTTACTATTCATCCCCCTGCCGGCGGTTATCCGGAAGAACCCCGGCATTTTACACTTTCCATCACTTCCGGAGTCAAAACAAATCTTGGTTTCTCCTATGATGGGGATACTGAGTTCACCTTTGCCGTCACGGAAGATATCCCGTCCATTGCCTCTAAGGAAGAGCTTGCCCAATATTTTCAAACGATCATAAAGAAACAAAAATTGCAGCAGAGACATTCAGAGTTCAGTCTTTTTGGGAATAGCAACACTGAATCATCTGAAGATAAGGCAGCATCCGCGGGGGGTGAAAGTTCAGGGTCCGAGCACTCAGAAACGAATAATCAAGTCCAGGGTGTAGATGAAGGAGATATCGTCAAAACGGATGGAACCTATATATACCAAGTGGTGAATCAACAGCTGGTCATTTCAAGAGCAGTTCCGGCTGACAGCATGAAAATGGTCTCCCGATTGACATTCAAAGAAAACATCCAGCCGCAGCATTTATTTTTAGAAAAAGACAAGGTGGTGATCATCGGGAACAGCTGGTCCCATGAAGCGGTGGAAGCCACTGAGAAAATCATGCCGCGACCGATGAATGGGTCTACTGTCGCGATGATTTATGACATCTCCAATAAAGAGAAACCGTCGCTTGTGAGAAAGGTGGCAGTGGAAGGCCATTATATGACCTCCAGGAAAATAGAGGACACCCTTTATTTTGTATCCAGCTTATATCCTGATTATTGGCTTGCCGACAAGAATCCCGAAGTTGATTTAAGACCAAGGGTGATGGATAGTGCGGAAGGTGAGGAAGTCAAAGCGATTCCGGCAGCCCGCATAAACTATTTTCCTCAATCAATGCAGCCGAATTACACGATGATTGCAGCGCTGGATATTGAAAATCCGAAAGCGGAATTTAACGTTCAGTCGTATTTAGGGAGCGGAAATGGCATTTACATGTCAAAAGAAAATCTTTATATAGCCGTGGAAAAGATGGAAGATCCCGAAAGGTGGGACGTCTCGAGTACCGAGGTGTATAAGTTTGGAGTGAAGGATTCAGAGATTACGTATAAGGCCTCGGGTAAAGTGCCTGGAAGGATACTGAATCAGTTTTCCATGGATGAGCATGAAGGATACTTCCGGATGGCAACTACTGATGGAGAGGTATGGAATGATGATAAACCTTCTTCAAACGCACTATACATTTTAGACGAAAACATGAAGAAAACAGGTGAAGTCACGAACCTTGCAAAAGGGGAAAGAATCTACTCTGTGAGATTCATGGGTGATAAGGCATATATCGTCACCTTTAAACAAGTAGATCCACTGTTTGTCATCGACACGGCGGATCCGGAGCAGCCGAAGGTACTTGGGGAATTGAAGATCCCTGGCTTCAGCACGTATCTTCATCCGATCGATGAAAACCATTTAATCGGTTTCGGGTTCGATACCAAGATCATGGATGACGGAAAATCATTTAACGAGGAACCCCGAATCATCCGGAGCGGGATGAAACTATCATTATTTGATATTACGGATTTTCATAACCCTAAAGAAGCAGACACTGAAATCATCGGGGGCAGGGGAACACACTCTTATCTGCTCGAAGATCATAAAGCGCTTTTCCACGAACCTTCCCGTAATTTATATGGATTCCCTATTTCGGTCTATCATGACAAAGAGGGAAGTGAGTACGAACAGGTATTTGATTATCAAGGAGCGCTTCTTTACGAAATCACCCCTGAAAAAGGCATTGAACGTAAGGCGAAACTGGCAGAGGACGATCAAAAACAAAAAGATGTCTATGAAAATTGGGAAAATAATATACAGCGCCTGCTCTATATAAATGATACCGTATACACGTTATCCAATAGTAGAATTGATGCATATTCCTTGAATGATTTTACAAAGGAAAGCTCTTTGCTCCTTCAATGA